One window from the genome of Acidobacteriota bacterium encodes:
- a CDS encoding SIS domain-containing protein — protein MSLFLATLGPGTLSLCFMTAYHTDPVEQYLSAARDLLASIGFTQIRSAGVLAATVLGPGGIIHIFGSGYSGLLAQEVFYRGGELVAVNLILDPRLGFGLGALESTAFERGLDAAEELTESAGFEPGDVGIVISNSGRNALPVKIALRMKAAGMAVIVLANLERSRSEPSWQTAGNFRQRKRWPGSCGRSEGANGPLCDADTVLPCGRLLVILFTLPE, from the coding sequence ATGTCGCTTTTTCTTGCAACGCTCGGTCCCGGTACACTATCTTTGTGCTTCATGACTGCATATCACACTGATCCGGTTGAACAATACCTGAGTGCGGCTCGTGATCTGCTGGCCTCGATAGGCTTCACGCAGATTCGTTCGGCCGGTGTGTTAGCCGCGACAGTGCTCGGGCCCGGCGGAATCATCCACATCTTCGGTTCGGGATATTCAGGGTTGCTGGCTCAGGAAGTCTTCTATCGTGGGGGAGAACTCGTCGCTGTCAACCTCATTCTCGATCCACGACTCGGATTCGGACTCGGCGCTCTTGAGAGCACTGCGTTTGAGAGGGGTCTCGACGCGGCGGAAGAGCTGACAGAGAGCGCGGGGTTCGAACCAGGTGATGTTGGAATTGTGATTTCGAACTCAGGGCGAAACGCGCTCCCGGTCAAAATAGCTTTACGAATGAAGGCTGCGGGCATGGCCGTCATTGTCTTGGCCAACCTCGAACGTTCGCGTTCAGAGCCTTCGTGGCAAACCGCCGGCAATTTTCGTCAGCGTAAACGTTGGCCGGGGAGCTGTGGAAGAAGTGAAGGCGCAAATGGCCCGCTATGCGACGCGGATACGGTATTGCCGTGCGGGCGGTTGCTAGTCATATTGTTCACATTGCCGGAATAA